Proteins from a single region of Desulfovibrio sp. X2:
- the pseC gene encoding UDP-4-amino-4,6-dideoxy-N-acetyl-beta-L-altrosamine transaminase, protein MSQDEKAPFLPYGRQIIDDDDIAAVVRVLRSDWLTTGPNVERFEADVCAFTGANHGVAVCNGTAALHAAVHALGIGPGDEVVVPPMTFAASANCVLYCGATPVFADVDAGTLLLDPAAAEAAITPRTRAIIAVDYAGQPCDWDALRALADRHGLALVADACHSIGGTDKGRKVGTLADVTVFSFHPVKHVTTGEGGMCLTDDAELAHRMRTFRNHGITTDARQREKAGGWFYEMTDLGFNYRITDIQCALGSSQLGKLPGWLARRRELAAAYDAALTGSSARPLARRADTEHAYHLYVVRHPVRDEAFKRLRGNGVGANVHYVPVHLHPYYRERLGTHEGLCPAAEAAYREILSLPLWPGMSRTDVGRVARLLD, encoded by the coding sequence ATGTCCCAGGACGAAAAGGCCCCCTTCCTGCCCTACGGGCGGCAAATCATCGACGACGACGACATCGCCGCCGTGGTGCGGGTGCTGCGCTCGGACTGGCTGACCACCGGCCCGAACGTGGAGCGCTTCGAGGCAGATGTCTGCGCCTTCACCGGGGCAAATCACGGCGTGGCCGTGTGCAACGGTACGGCCGCCCTGCACGCAGCCGTTCACGCCCTAGGCATCGGACCGGGCGACGAGGTCGTGGTCCCCCCCATGACCTTCGCCGCCTCGGCGAACTGCGTGCTCTACTGCGGCGCGACACCGGTCTTCGCGGACGTTGACGCGGGCACACTGCTGCTCGACCCGGCCGCGGCCGAGGCGGCGATCACGCCGCGCACGCGGGCGATCATCGCCGTGGACTACGCCGGGCAGCCCTGTGACTGGGACGCCCTGCGGGCCCTGGCAGACCGCCACGGGCTGGCCCTAGTGGCGGACGCCTGCCACAGCATCGGCGGCACGGACAAAGGCCGCAAAGTGGGCACCCTGGCCGACGTCACCGTCTTCAGCTTTCATCCGGTCAAGCACGTCACCACGGGCGAGGGCGGCATGTGCCTGACCGACGACGCGGAGCTCGCGCATCGGATGAGGACCTTTCGCAACCACGGCATCACCACGGACGCGCGCCAGCGCGAGAAGGCCGGCGGCTGGTTCTACGAGATGACCGATCTTGGATTCAATTACCGCATCACGGACATCCAGTGCGCGCTCGGCTCCTCGCAACTCGGCAAGCTGCCCGGCTGGCTTGCGAGGCGCAGAGAGCTCGCGGCGGCCTACGACGCGGCCCTGACCGGTTCGTCGGCCCGCCCCCTGGCGCGTCGCGCGGACACGGAGCACGCCTACCACCTCTACGTCGTGCGCCATCCCGTGCGGGACGAGGCGTTCAAGCGGCTTCGCGGAAACGGTGTCGGGGCAAACGTCCACTACGTTCCCGTGCACCTGCACCCCTACTACCGGGAGCGGCTCGGCACGCATGAGGGGCTCTGCCCCGCGGCCGAGGCCGCCTATCGCGAAATCCTGAGCCTGCCGCTGTGGCCGGGCATGAGCAGGACGGACGTGGGGCGCGTGGCGCGCCTTCTCGACTGA
- the pseG gene encoding UDP-2,4-diacetamido-2,4,6-trideoxy-beta-L-altropyranose hydrolase produces the protein MPPRRHIVIRADAAPRMGTGHVMRCMALARAARERGLDVLIATRTTVPWLRQRLAREGVAFYELEGNAPEREKPGALLAQIATCDPDGSAAWCILDGYHFTPECHRAVRAEGYHLLVVDDYAHLSEYHADILLNQNIGAESLSYQGEIGCRLLGPRHALLRAEFRLARDAARKRNLAPHLENLLLTLGGGDFSGHLTRIAPFFAQEELRGVELRVIAGSMAHDRIRAALADTPARLEILSGVNDMPGLLLQTDLAVSAGGSTCWELCCLGVPFLTTVVAENQVGIATGLATLGVADELNHETLRRMIVNAAARAGASEAGRRLVDGDGAARVIDQLMRKTFRLRPARPSDSRAILDIANDAGVRRWSFSPDPIAPSDHEAWFADRLAGERGPFYVAETEDADGPAGYVRFDRAGEDAAVISVALSSPQRGKGLGALLIRESCRLAFCGTPGLRRVTAWILPENVASLRAFAGAGFTPEGTGEYKGRSALRFAFERAPDGSRTAITTREGDES, from the coding sequence ATGCCCCCCCGTCGGCACATAGTCATCCGCGCCGATGCTGCGCCGCGCATGGGCACGGGCCACGTGATGCGCTGCATGGCTCTGGCGCGGGCGGCAAGGGAGCGTGGCCTGGACGTCCTCATCGCCACGCGGACGACCGTGCCCTGGCTCAGACAACGGCTGGCGCGCGAGGGTGTCGCGTTCTATGAACTCGAGGGAAATGCGCCGGAACGCGAAAAACCCGGCGCCCTGCTCGCCCAGATCGCGACCTGCGACCCCGACGGCAGCGCGGCATGGTGCATCCTGGACGGCTACCACTTCACGCCCGAATGCCACCGCGCTGTGCGCGCCGAGGGCTATCACCTCCTGGTCGTCGACGATTACGCCCACCTGTCCGAATACCACGCGGACATCCTGCTGAACCAGAACATCGGCGCTGAAAGCCTCTCCTACCAGGGAGAGATCGGCTGCCGCCTGCTCGGTCCGAGGCATGCGCTGCTGCGCGCGGAGTTTCGTCTTGCGCGCGACGCTGCCCGGAAGCGCAATCTGGCACCACATCTCGAAAATCTCCTGCTCACTCTGGGGGGGGGCGACTTCTCCGGCCATCTCACGCGCATCGCCCCGTTTTTCGCCCAGGAGGAACTGCGAGGTGTCGAACTTCGCGTCATTGCCGGAAGCATGGCACACGACCGGATACGGGCGGCACTGGCCGACACGCCCGCGCGGCTCGAGATACTCTCCGGCGTGAACGACATGCCGGGACTCCTTCTGCAAACCGACTTGGCCGTGAGCGCCGGGGGCTCCACCTGCTGGGAACTCTGCTGCCTCGGCGTGCCCTTCCTGACCACGGTGGTGGCAGAAAATCAGGTAGGAATCGCCACGGGCTTGGCCACGCTCGGCGTGGCGGACGAATTGAATCACGAGACGCTCCGCCGCATGATCGTGAATGCCGCCGCCCGCGCCGGGGCGAGCGAGGCCGGGCGCCGGTTGGTCGATGGAGACGGCGCGGCGCGGGTCATCGACCAGCTCATGCGCAAGACCTTTCGCCTGCGTCCGGCCCGTCCATCCGACAGTCGCGCGATCCTCGACATCGCCAACGATGCGGGCGTGCGCCGCTGGTCGTTCTCGCCCGATCCCATCGCCCCCTCCGACCACGAGGCGTGGTTCGCCGACAGACTGGCCGGGGAACGGGGGCCGTTCTACGTCGCCGAGACGGAGGACGCGGACGGTCCCGCGGGATATGTTCGTTTCGATCGCGCGGGGGAGGACGCGGCCGTCATCTCGGTCGCCTTGTCTTCTCCGCAGCGCGGCAAGGGGCTCGGCGCGCTTCTCATCCGCGAATCGTGCCGCCTGGCCTTTTGCGGCACGCCCGGACTGCGGCGAGTGACGGCCTGGATATTGCCCGAGAACGTCGCCTCGCTGCGCGCCTTCGCCGGGGCGGGGTTCACTCCCGAGGGAACGGGCGAATACAAGGGGAGGAGCGCGCTCCGTTTCGCGTTCGAGCGCGCTCCGGACGGGTCTCGCACGGCCATCACCACCAGGGAGGGAGACGAGTCATGA